One genomic region from uncultured Cohaesibacter sp. encodes:
- a CDS encoding iron ABC transporter permease, with translation MMLKACDANLGGYALYIRRKSLVLALLVLALVPALIAALSLGAAAVPIKDVVLSLIGADAPRRSDIIVWSIRLPQAVAAMLAGAGLAVSGAAMQSVLRNPLGSPFTLGISHAAAFGAALSVMAVGAMEIPSAEGGAVAVYNPVAVTLSAFGFSLLAAALITLIARVRGASPEVMVLTGVALGSLFTAGTMFLQFFADDVQLAAMVFWTFGDTARATWRDIGLIAAVTLPISIYFIAQCWNYNAIDAGDETAQGLGVRVERLRLVSMFAASLLTAVSISFLGIIGFVGLVVPHMVRRVIGADHRFLLPASLIGGALLLLVADTAARLVLSPNVLPVSVLTSFLGVPVFLWLILRGGRH, from the coding sequence ATGATGCTGAAGGCCTGTGATGCCAACTTGGGTGGCTATGCCCTTTATATCCGTCGCAAGTCACTGGTTCTTGCACTGCTGGTTTTGGCGCTCGTGCCTGCGTTGATTGCGGCCCTCTCTTTGGGGGCGGCAGCAGTGCCGATAAAAGATGTGGTCTTGTCCCTGATCGGAGCTGACGCTCCGCGCCGAAGCGACATCATTGTCTGGAGCATTCGGCTGCCGCAGGCTGTGGCGGCCATGCTTGCCGGGGCAGGATTGGCTGTATCCGGAGCTGCCATGCAGTCGGTTCTGCGCAACCCGCTTGGCTCTCCCTTCACTCTGGGCATTTCTCACGCAGCGGCCTTCGGGGCCGCTCTGAGCGTTATGGCCGTCGGGGCCATGGAGATCCCGTCGGCGGAGGGAGGCGCGGTTGCGGTTTATAATCCGGTTGCCGTTACGCTGTCTGCCTTCGGTTTTAGCCTGCTTGCGGCGGCACTCATCACGCTGATTGCTCGTGTGAGGGGGGCGTCACCCGAGGTCATGGTGCTGACGGGGGTGGCTCTGGGCTCGCTCTTTACGGCGGGCACCATGTTCCTGCAATTCTTTGCAGATGATGTGCAATTGGCGGCCATGGTCTTTTGGACCTTTGGCGACACGGCCCGTGCCACCTGGCGCGACATCGGACTGATAGCCGCTGTCACCTTACCGATCTCAATCTATTTTATCGCGCAATGCTGGAACTATAATGCCATTGATGCCGGAGACGAGACTGCGCAAGGGCTGGGTGTGAGAGTGGAGCGCTTGCGCCTTGTCAGCATGTTTGCCGCCTCCCTTCTGACTGCAGTGTCAATCTCGTTTCTCGGTATCATCGGCTTTGTCGGTCTCGTGGTGCCTCATATGGTGCGCAGGGTCATCGGAGCGGATCATCGCTTCCTTTTGCCAGCCAGCCTGATTGGCGGAGCGCTCTTGTTGCTGGTCGCCGATACGGCTGCGCGTTTGGTGCTGTCGCCCAATGTTCTGCCGGTGTCTGTGTTGACTTCTTTTCTCGGCGTGCCGGTGTTTCTGTGGCTCATTTTACGCGGAGGACGACACTGA
- a CDS encoding ABC transporter ATP-binding protein encodes MLDVQDIHFAYRNRAILNDIAFDLKPGRILVILGPNGVGKTTLLKCLNAIQKPKGGSVLLDSENLLCLTPPQLAAKVGYVAQKSQTARLTVFDAVLMGRKPHMGWRVKDHDLAMVGETIARLGLEALSLRYLDELSGGELQKVSIARAFVQQPRLLLLDEPTSALDMRNQFELLSLLFSVVRERKTATVVTMHDLNTALRFADEFLLLKDGRVLARGAVGEISPKLIEATYDIPVSIHTIDGAPVVVPKPTEIPTATRPTILAE; translated from the coding sequence ATGCTCGACGTTCAGGACATCCATTTTGCCTATCGCAACAGAGCCATTCTCAATGACATCGCCTTCGACCTCAAACCCGGACGCATTCTTGTCATTCTCGGCCCCAATGGCGTGGGCAAGACGACCCTTCTCAAGTGCCTTAATGCAATCCAGAAACCGAAAGGTGGAAGCGTTTTGCTCGATAGCGAGAACCTGCTTTGCCTGACGCCGCCACAATTGGCCGCAAAAGTGGGCTATGTGGCGCAGAAATCGCAAACAGCCCGTCTCACGGTGTTTGATGCCGTGCTGATGGGGCGCAAGCCGCATATGGGCTGGCGCGTGAAGGATCACGATCTCGCTATGGTGGGAGAGACCATTGCGCGTCTGGGCCTTGAGGCGCTGAGTTTACGCTATCTCGATGAGCTTTCAGGGGGAGAGCTGCAAAAGGTGTCAATCGCCAGAGCCTTTGTTCAGCAACCGCGCCTGCTGTTGCTGGACGAGCCGACCAGCGCACTTGATATGCGCAATCAGTTCGAGCTCTTGTCGCTCCTGTTTTCGGTTGTAAGAGAGCGCAAAACGGCTACCGTTGTAACCATGCATGATCTCAACACGGCCCTTCGCTTTGCGGATGAATTTCTGCTTTTGAAAGACGGGCGCGTTCTGGCGCGCGGGGCCGTCGGGGAGATTTCTCCAAAGCTCATAGAGGCGACCTATGATATTCCGGTTAGCATTCACACCATCGATGGTGCTCCCGTCGTCGTGCCAAAACCGACAGAAATCCCAACAGCCACAAGGCCAACCATTTTGGCTGAGTGA